In the Campylobacter sp. RM6914 genome, one interval contains:
- the clpP gene encoding ATP-dependent Clp endopeptidase proteolytic subunit ClpP: MSYYVPVVVERTSRGERSYDIYSRLLKDRIVMLSGEIEDGMAASIVAQLLFLEAEDPEKDIYLYINSPGGVITSGFSIYDTMNYIKPDVCTICIGQAASMGAFLLSCGAPGKRYALPNSRIMIHQPLGGARGQATDIEIHAREILRLKEILNDTLAKNTGQKLSKIAKDTERDLFMSAQEAKDYGLIDKILEKSFK; this comes from the coding sequence ATGAGCTATTATGTTCCTGTCGTAGTTGAGAGAACAAGCAGGGGTGAGAGAAGTTATGACATCTACTCTCGCTTGTTAAAAGATAGGATCGTTATGCTAAGCGGAGAGATAGAAGACGGCATGGCTGCTTCTATCGTCGCTCAGCTTTTGTTTTTAGAAGCAGAAGATCCTGAAAAAGATATATACCTATATATAAATTCACCCGGTGGTGTTATAACTAGCGGATTTAGTATATATGATACGATGAACTATATAAAGCCTGACGTTTGCACGATTTGTATCGGTCAAGCAGCATCTATGGGTGCGTTTTTGTTAAGTTGCGGTGCTCCAGGAAAAAGATATGCTTTACCAAATTCACGTATAATGATACATCAGCCTTTAGGCGGTGCTAGAGGTCAGGCAACCGATATAGAAATTCACGCGCGTGAAATTTTACGCTTGAAAGAAATTTTAAACGATACTTTGGCTAAAAATACCGGTCAAAAGTTATCAAAAATAGCAAAAGATACCGAACGGGATCTTTTTATGAGCGCACAAGAAGCTAAAGATTATGGTCTTATCGATAAAATTTTGGAGAAAAGCTTTAAATAG
- a CDS encoding ATP-binding protein, protein MQYLLDFLNSDIKKSKIYTLIKCNIDEAKILRHLSRIYIDGIASISVYDVLCAVYTSESFKHLEHLKDIKSLLDYGWIAQSYSIFKSSENITKTNHINLLSLLHCEISLSPSFLKILQDGNISIELPSQSAYEDHLEYLKDQFLRIELYAKISMFQNEAKDAKIRIKQQIGELEIRIKERMELSKTPIKIEQIFKENALEPKEQLIFLALLKEEYAGDFENGRDLNTLMNLISDNEFERIKNRSLLEEGARLIENGLIEYDEVLNAFGNVSRNFFINEEILQSIMHPQSEKVSKKLKLESLVKEQEIFELIEPSSSIDDVVLSDNTKELLNAILKQLDKKVLARLSSWGIKTRRGIDAKIVFYGEPGTGKTMSAMGLAKSLKKQILSFDCSKILSKYVGESEQNVRKIFDTYKEICKKSKSEPVLLLNEADQFLSARVESGSGTEKMYNQMQNIFLEQIERFEGVLIATTNFLQSFDSAFSRRFDYKIEFKKPDFKARLAIWRKILPENASFEENFDIEKLAEFNLSGAQIVLVLKNTALKVAARDDGIFTFNDFKTTIDRELSSAFGEDKKVGLL, encoded by the coding sequence GTGCAGTATTTGCTTGATTTTCTTAATTCCGACATTAAAAAAAGTAAAATTTATACTCTTATAAAGTGTAATATCGACGAAGCTAAAATTCTAAGACATTTAAGTAGAATTTATATAGACGGTATAGCTAGCATTAGCGTATATGACGTGCTTTGCGCTGTTTATACGTCTGAGAGTTTTAAACATCTCGAACATCTTAAAGATATAAAGTCACTACTGGATTATGGTTGGATAGCACAAAGTTATAGTATATTTAAAAGCTCGGAAAATATAACAAAAACAAATCACATAAATTTGCTATCTTTGCTTCACTGTGAAATTTCACTTTCGCCGTCGTTTTTAAAAATTTTACAAGATGGAAATATCAGCATAGAACTTCCAAGTCAAAGTGCGTATGAAGATCATTTAGAATATCTAAAAGATCAGTTCTTGCGTATAGAGCTTTATGCTAAAATTTCAATGTTTCAAAACGAAGCCAAAGATGCAAAAATCCGCATAAAACAGCAGATAGGCGAGCTTGAGATCCGTATAAAAGAGCGCATGGAACTTAGCAAAACACCTATAAAAATAGAGCAAATTTTTAAAGAAAATGCACTTGAACCAAAAGAACAGTTGATATTTTTAGCTCTTTTAAAAGAGGAGTATGCAGGGGATTTTGAAAACGGTCGCGACCTAAATACACTCATGAATCTCATAAGTGACAATGAATTTGAACGTATAAAAAACAGATCTTTGCTCGAAGAGGGCGCAAGGCTTATCGAAAACGGCTTGATAGAGTATGATGAGGTATTAAACGCCTTTGGCAATGTTAGTAGAAATTTCTTTATCAACGAAGAGATTTTGCAAAGCATAATGCACCCGCAAAGCGAAAAAGTAAGCAAAAAACTTAAGCTTGAAAGTCTTGTAAAAGAGCAAGAAATTTTTGAACTCATAGAGCCAAGCTCAAGCATAGACGATGTTGTGTTAAGTGACAATACCAAAGAGCTTCTTAATGCTATACTAAAACAACTTGATAAAAAAGTCCTTGCAAGGCTTTCTAGTTGGGGCATAAAAACTCGTCGCGGCATAGACGCTAAGATCGTATTTTACGGAGAGCCCGGCACCGGTAAAACCATGAGTGCGATGGGGCTTGCAAAAAGCCTTAAGAAGCAGATCTTAAGTTTTGACTGCTCTAAAATTTTAAGTAAATATGTTGGCGAAAGCGAACAAAATGTTAGAAAAATTTTTGACACATACAAAGAAATTTGCAAAAAAAGCAAGAGTGAGCCCGTGTTGCTTTTAAATGAGGCTGACCAGTTTTTAAGCGCACGTGTAGAAAGCGGTAGCGGAACCGAAAAAATGTATAACCAAATGCAAAATATATTTTTAGAGCAGATTGAGAGATTTGAAGGTGTTTTGATAGCTACGACAAATTTTTTGCAAAGCTTTGATAGTGCGTTTTCAAGAAGATTTGACTATAAGATAGAATTTAAAAAGCCTGATTTTAAAGCTAGACTTGCCATTTGGCGTAAAATTTTACCCGAAAATGCAAGCTTTGAAGAGAATTTTGATATAGAAAAATTAGCGGAGTTTAATTTAAGCGGCGCGCAAATCGTTCTAGTATTAAAAAACACAGCACTAAAAGTCGCAGCTAGAGATGATGGAATTTTTACCTTTAACGACTTTAAAACAACAATCGATCGTGAGCTAAGTTCGGCATTTGGCGAAGATAAAAAAGTAGGACTTTTATAG
- the def gene encoding peptide deformylase yields the protein MILEILSYPNKKLYEVSSEVVEFDEKLHELLDDMYETMIAKEGIGLAAIQVGVAKRVLIINLVNEEGIQDKTDLLEVINPKFELKQGECVYQEGCLSVPGFYEDVKRAEFVKVSYQDRFGNAQSIEADGLLAIALQHENDHLEGHLFIEKIGFNKRKRFDKEYKEAQKTSSTKNKSERKIRHQDDK from the coding sequence TTGATCTTAGAAATTTTATCTTATCCAAACAAAAAACTTTACGAAGTCTCTTCTGAAGTAGTTGAATTTGACGAGAAGTTACATGAGCTACTTGATGATATGTATGAAACCATGATAGCAAAAGAGGGTATAGGTCTAGCTGCTATACAAGTGGGCGTTGCAAAGCGTGTTTTGATCATAAATTTAGTAAATGAAGAGGGTATCCAGGATAAGACAGATCTGCTTGAAGTGATAAATCCCAAATTTGAGCTAAAGCAGGGCGAATGCGTCTATCAAGAGGGTTGTCTTAGCGTTCCTGGTTTTTACGAGGATGTAAAGAGAGCGGAATTTGTAAAAGTATCGTATCAAGATCGTTTTGGCAATGCTCAAAGCATCGAAGCCGACGGGCTTTTAGCGATCGCGCTTCAACACGAAAACGACCATCTTGAAGGTCATCTTTTTATCGAGAAAATAGGCTTTAATAAGCGAAAGAGATTTGATAAAGAATACAAAGAAGCGCAAAAAACTTCATCTACCAAAAATAAATCCGAGCGAAAAATTCGCCATCAAGATGACAAATAG
- the fliI gene encoding flagellar protein export ATPase FliI — translation MSLERLKSKLKNDNISLSNTFGVITKITATTIQITGLRPSIGDIVRIVAKDKSKSEIGMVTQIKTGEAYVSPFGFVEGFKIGDFVYGSDQGMNIPVGKALLGRVVDPFMRPIDGKGALDMSEFAPIMKSPIDAMKRGLINEPFSVGIKSIDGLLTCGKGQKLGIFAGSGVGKSTLMGMIVKNTQAPIKVVALIGERGREVPEFIEKNLGGDLSGTVIVVATSDDSSLMRKYGAFCAMSVAEYFKEQGNDVLFIMDSVTRFAMAQREIGLSLGEPPTSKGYPPSSLTLLPQLMERAGKEEGKGSITAFFTVLVEGDDMSDPIADQSRSILDGHIVLSRELTDFGIYPPINIQNSASRVMGDVITKEHRQNAMKFKRLYSLLKENEVLLRIGAYQRGSDKELDLAISKKEYMENFLKQDSDEAFEFEKTQEILAQINS, via the coding sequence TTGAGCTTAGAACGCCTAAAATCAAAGCTAAAAAACGACAATATCTCTCTTTCTAACACCTTTGGCGTTATAACAAAGATAACTGCTACAACCATACAAATAACCGGACTTCGCCCAAGTATCGGAGATATCGTCCGTATCGTTGCAAAAGATAAAAGCAAAAGCGAAATCGGCATGGTTACACAGATAAAAACCGGCGAGGCTTACGTCAGCCCGTTTGGTTTTGTTGAGGGTTTTAAGATAGGCGACTTTGTCTATGGCAGCGATCAGGGTATGAATATCCCGGTTGGCAAAGCACTGCTTGGGCGCGTAGTAGATCCGTTTATGCGTCCCATAGACGGCAAAGGAGCTCTTGATATGAGCGAATTTGCACCCATAATGAAATCCCCTATAGACGCTATGAAGCGAGGGCTTATAAACGAACCTTTTAGTGTTGGGATAAAGAGTATAGACGGTCTTTTAACATGTGGTAAAGGGCAAAAACTTGGAATTTTTGCAGGTTCTGGGGTTGGCAAAAGCACGCTAATGGGTATGATAGTAAAAAATACTCAAGCGCCCATAAAAGTAGTAGCACTTATCGGAGAGCGCGGACGCGAAGTGCCTGAATTTATAGAAAAAAACCTAGGTGGAGATCTAAGCGGAACAGTTATCGTCGTGGCAACCAGCGATGATAGCTCACTTATGCGAAAATACGGTGCATTTTGCGCAATGAGCGTGGCTGAGTATTTTAAAGAGCAAGGCAACGATGTGCTTTTTATCATGGATAGCGTAACCCGTTTTGCCATGGCACAACGAGAGATCGGACTAAGCCTTGGCGAACCGCCGACCTCAAAAGGATATCCACCAAGCTCGCTTACGCTACTTCCTCAACTCATGGAGCGCGCAGGCAAAGAGGAGGGCAAGGGCTCGATCACGGCATTTTTTACGGTGCTAGTTGAGGGCGATGATATGAGCGACCCTATAGCCGATCAAAGTCGTTCGATACTTGACGGACATATCGTGCTTAGCCGCGAGCTAACAGACTTTGGAATTTATCCGCCAATAAATATCCAAAACTCCGCCTCTCGCGTCATGGGCGATGTCATAACCAAAGAACATCGTCAAAATGCCATGAAATTTAAACGTCTTTATTCACTCCTAAAAGAAAATGAAGTCCTGCTTCGTATCGGCGCATATCAAAGAGGTAGCGACAAGGAGCTTGACCTTGCTATATCTAAAAAAGAATACATGGAAAATTTCTTAAAACAAGACTCTGACGAGGCTTTTGAATTTGAAAAAACACAGGAAATTTTAGCACAGATAAATAGTTAA
- the folE gene encoding GTP cyclohydrolase I FolE has translation MQESFENSVKNILQIIGEDTNREGLLKTPERVYKAFKFLTSGYEQDPKTVLNDALFTSSNNEMVLIRNIEFYSLCEHHLLPIIGRVHVAYIPNGKVVGLSKIPRMVNIYARRLQIQEQMTEQIAQALEEVIAPKGVGVVVEARHMCVEMRGVQKINSTTTTSALRGCFIKNEGTRREFFSLINSPRETHF, from the coding sequence ATGCAAGAAAGTTTTGAAAACTCAGTAAAAAATATACTACAAATCATCGGAGAAGATACAAATCGCGAGGGGTTACTTAAGACCCCTGAACGCGTCTATAAGGCGTTTAAATTTCTAACCAGCGGCTACGAACAAGACCCAAAAACAGTATTAAACGATGCGCTTTTTACAAGTTCAAACAATGAAATGGTGCTTATTAGAAATATCGAATTTTACAGCCTTTGCGAACATCACCTACTTCCTATAATCGGCCGCGTACATGTGGCATATATACCAAACGGTAAGGTTGTGGGGCTTTCTAAAATTCCTCGCATGGTAAATATCTATGCCAGAAGACTTCAGATCCAAGAACAAATGACCGAGCAAATAGCTCAGGCTCTTGAGGAAGTTATCGCGCCAAAAGGCGTGGGTGTAGTTGTCGAGGCTAGACACATGTGTGTTGAAATGAGGGGCGTGCAAAAGATAAATTCAACCACTACCACGTCGGCTCTTCGCGGATGTTTTATCAAAAACGAGGGCACTAGACGGGAATTTTTCTCGCTTATAAACTCACCAAGGGAAACTCACTTTTGA
- a CDS encoding GGDEF domain-containing protein, which produces MIKIDSAPAPENKMAIRRPGLKKKNDINEFSESVLRGLAADNVPSIPSNYLIYFEKMLDDQPEEFKKHVGEAIQSQHEGVAKDIESNFRIEKEVRQSLMQIKGMLQSIALIYKNLNVMKGIMRRHVDSLDNNVNLLAVQNVLNGFNSDLSKLNNLMDKHIEVIKANYEEIGKMFKVIEERSIHDIAYDVYNKKFFISTLQDEIDAVKRYGYNSSFLFLKVRDEFLGQVKSLKEQNNIFKTIAQLLLRTSRRSDIVAHYGDGCFAMVMKYTDENGAKLACSRIASMLSNVPCRLGDSEYKLDVQIVASLLSKNKTIEETVSRALDKLYENSTDEQPVFLTNESE; this is translated from the coding sequence ATGATAAAGATAGATAGTGCTCCCGCCCCTGAAAATAAAATGGCCATTAGAAGACCGGGGCTGAAAAAGAAAAACGATATAAACGAATTTTCAGAAAGCGTTTTGCGAGGATTAGCCGCCGATAATGTCCCCTCTATCCCAAGCAATTATCTTATATATTTTGAAAAGATGCTTGATGATCAGCCGGAAGAATTTAAAAAACATGTCGGCGAGGCTATACAGTCGCAACACGAAGGCGTAGCAAAAGATATCGAGAGTAACTTTCGCATAGAAAAAGAAGTTAGACAAAGTCTTATGCAGATAAAAGGCATGCTTCAGTCTATAGCTCTCATATATAAAAATTTAAACGTTATGAAAGGTATCATGCGTAGGCATGTCGATAGCCTTGATAATAACGTAAATTTACTTGCCGTCCAAAATGTCTTAAATGGCTTTAACTCCGATCTCTCAAAGTTAAACAACCTAATGGATAAGCATATTGAGGTTATAAAGGCTAACTACGAAGAGATCGGCAAGATGTTTAAAGTCATCGAAGAAAGATCGATACACGACATAGCCTATGATGTTTATAATAAAAAATTCTTTATATCAACGCTTCAAGATGAGATAGATGCGGTTAAAAGATACGGATATAACTCATCATTCTTATTTTTAAAGGTTAGGGACGAATTTTTAGGCCAAGTAAAAAGCCTAAAAGAGCAAAATAATATCTTTAAAACCATCGCTCAACTTTTGCTAAGAACATCAAGAAGAAGCGATATAGTGGCTCATTACGGAGATGGCTGTTTTGCTATGGTTATGAAATACACAGACGAAAACGGCGCAAAGCTTGCGTGTAGCAGGATAGCTTCTATGCTTTCAAATGTTCCTTGTAGGCTAGGTGATAGCGAGTATAAACTCGATGTTCAGATCGTGGCCAGCTTGCTTTCAAAAAACAAAACCATAGAAGAAACCGTATCAAGAGCATTAGATAAATTATACGAAAACAGCACAGATGAACAGCCTGTATTTTTAACTAACGAATCGGAGTAA
- the tig gene encoding trigger factor: MQIDSKQLDSVNVEVNAKVSNDEVKAKVEKLAKQASKSMKVDGFRKGHVPTAVVLKRYEKELTGDAEQEILRDIVNEAVKQAGKKADDIIGEPSVSKFDKNDDSLDVEMTVSFKPNVDVSGYEELIPDFATPRVLKKDIDEKKNELLKMMAPLEKVEADRELANGDFAKFDFEGFVDGEAFDGGKAEGYVLEIGSGQFIPGFEDGMVGLKVGQERDVEVKFPDNYGAAHLAGKPAVFKVKLLEIQERKVPENIDEQTLKAIMPNEENPTEELLEERIKDQIRQEKIFNLISEELKPKFAEAVVEKFHFDIPKNIVEQEIDMQFRNAWAGFSEEEMKTFREDRDAVVKKRDEYREDAQKSVRLTFIIDELARVRNVKISDQEVVQAVYFEAYRSGRDPKQHLEMYRAQGMLPAIKMSMIEEKLFNEMFNKEDKKAKKEKAE, translated from the coding sequence ATGCAAATCGACTCAAAACAACTTGATAGCGTTAACGTAGAAGTAAACGCAAAAGTATCAAACGACGAAGTTAAAGCTAAGGTTGAAAAACTAGCTAAACAAGCGTCTAAAAGCATGAAAGTGGATGGTTTTAGAAAAGGACATGTTCCTACCGCTGTTGTATTAAAACGCTATGAAAAAGAACTAACAGGCGACGCTGAGCAAGAGATTTTAAGAGATATAGTAAATGAAGCAGTAAAGCAAGCTGGTAAAAAAGCAGACGATATCATCGGCGAGCCAAGTGTTTCTAAATTTGATAAAAACGACGATAGCCTTGATGTAGAGATGACTGTTTCTTTCAAACCAAATGTAGATGTAAGTGGATATGAGGAGCTTATACCTGATTTTGCAACTCCACGCGTGCTTAAAAAAGATATCGACGAGAAGAAAAACGAGCTTTTAAAGATGATGGCTCCACTTGAAAAAGTAGAAGCTGATAGAGAGCTTGCAAATGGGGATTTTGCTAAATTTGACTTTGAGGGCTTTGTTGACGGTGAAGCGTTTGACGGCGGTAAGGCCGAAGGCTACGTGCTTGAGATAGGTTCTGGTCAATTCATCCCTGGTTTTGAAGATGGCATGGTGGGTCTAAAAGTAGGACAAGAGCGCGATGTTGAGGTAAAATTCCCTGATAATTACGGTGCTGCTCATTTAGCCGGGAAACCTGCGGTGTTTAAAGTAAAACTACTTGAGATCCAAGAGCGCAAAGTGCCTGAAAATATAGATGAGCAAACACTAAAAGCTATAATGCCAAACGAGGAAAATCCAACCGAAGAGCTACTTGAAGAGCGTATAAAAGACCAAATTCGCCAAGAGAAAATTTTTAACCTTATAAGCGAAGAGTTAAAGCCTAAATTTGCAGAAGCGGTAGTTGAGAAATTCCATTTTGATATACCAAAAAATATCGTTGAGCAAGAGATAGATATGCAGTTTAGAAACGCATGGGCTGGTTTTAGCGAAGAAGAGATGAAAACATTTAGAGAAGATCGTGATGCAGTTGTTAAAAAGCGTGACGAATACCGCGAAGATGCTCAAAAAAGTGTTCGCTTGACATTTATTATTGATGAGCTAGCTCGTGTTAGAAATGTAAAAATCAGCGACCAAGAAGTTGTTCAAGCTGTGTATTTTGAAGCTTATAGAAGTGGACGTGATCCTAAACAACACCTTGAGATGTATAGAGCGCAAGGTATGCTTCCTGCTATAAAAATGTCAATGATCGAAGAGAAATTATTTAACGAAATGTTTAATAAAGAGGATAAAAAAGCCAAAAAAGAGAAGGCTGAGTAA
- a CDS encoding GNAT family N-acetyltransferase, with the protein MEILHATQDDLAKITEIYNQNIATKNATADLTPVSIASRQEWFDAHSKTRPIFVLKLENSVVAWGSFSDFYKRSAYDITAEISIYVDKNARQSGIGSKLLAFMLDIAPSLGIKTILALIFAHNKPSISLFNKFGFEKFGLLPQVCDMQEFIADVLIMGKRV; encoded by the coding sequence ATGGAAATTTTGCACGCAACACAAGATGACTTGGCAAAGATAACGGAAATTTACAACCAAAATATAGCCACCAAAAATGCAACTGCCGACCTAACTCCCGTTAGTATAGCTTCGCGCCAAGAGTGGTTTGACGCGCACTCTAAAACTCGTCCGATATTTGTACTAAAGCTTGAAAACAGCGTTGTTGCGTGGGGAAGCTTTAGCGACTTTTACAAGAGGTCTGCCTATGATATAACCGCGGAAATTAGCATTTATGTTGACAAAAATGCTAGGCAATCAGGAATTGGCTCAAAGCTACTTGCTTTTATGCTTGATATCGCTCCAAGCCTTGGCATAAAAACCATCTTAGCCCTTATCTTCGCTCACAATAAACCAAGCATCTCGCTTTTTAATAAATTTGGCTTTGAAAAATTTGGACTACTGCCACAAGTTTGCGACATGCAAGAATTTATCGCCGATGTTTTGATAATGGGCAAAAGAGTATAA
- a CDS encoding YifB family Mg chelatase-like AAA ATPase, with protein sequence MKSLKCAAYSDGLKIIEVESTFSRGLPGFSIVGLAGASIKESAERVKAALLALNFSFPAQKITINLSPSDLPKSGSHFDLAIALLIALQKSPNLDKIFVFGELGLDGSIKSTANLFSILLFLSTSVSRAKVLVPHEIAQKASMIPNLEIYGVSNLKEAINFFQDDEFASSCVFKNSHPLFQNVIDINGESYVPNQNFELDFSDVLGQSRAKRACLIAAVGMHNIIFEGSPGCGKSMCAKRLVYILPPQSLSEILNTAAYRSLSLQDSEFSAIRVFRAPHHTSTKSSIFGGGSSVAKIGEAALANAGVLFFDEFVHFPKQIIESLREPLEDHKIHISRVNSKITYDTKFLFAAALNPCPCGNLLSQELNCRCSENEIKNYKSRLSEPILDRMDLYLQMEEVSKDDRSDITSKQMSDLVLKAFKFQKMRGQAELNGKLSDADIAKFCLCDDVAKEILNTAVSRYHLSQRAIKKVLKVARSIADLEQSKLIQKAHILEALSFRARS encoded by the coding sequence TTGAAATCTCTAAAATGCGCCGCATATAGCGACGGTCTAAAGATAATTGAAGTAGAATCAACATTTTCAAGAGGGCTTCCTGGATTTAGCATAGTGGGACTTGCGGGTGCTAGCATAAAAGAGAGTGCAGAGCGAGTTAAAGCCGCACTTCTTGCGTTAAATTTTAGCTTTCCCGCACAAAAAATCACCATAAATTTATCTCCGTCAGACCTTCCTAAGTCTGGCTCGCATTTTGACCTTGCCATCGCTCTTTTGATAGCCCTTCAAAAATCGCCAAATCTTGATAAAATTTTTGTTTTTGGAGAACTTGGACTTGACGGAAGTATTAAAAGTACCGCAAATTTATTTTCCATTTTATTGTTTTTAAGTACAAGCGTTAGCAGGGCAAAAGTGCTTGTGCCACACGAGATAGCGCAAAAAGCCTCAATGATACCAAATCTTGAAATTTACGGCGTATCAAATTTAAAAGAAGCTATAAATTTTTTTCAAGATGACGAGTTTGCAAGTAGTTGTGTTTTTAAAAACTCACATCCTCTCTTTCAAAACGTAATTGATATAAACGGCGAAAGCTATGTTCCTAATCAAAATTTTGAGCTTGATTTTAGTGATGTTTTGGGGCAAAGTAGAGCAAAGAGAGCTTGCTTGATCGCGGCAGTCGGCATGCACAACATCATCTTTGAAGGAAGCCCCGGATGTGGCAAAAGTATGTGTGCAAAACGACTTGTTTACATACTTCCACCGCAAAGTTTAAGTGAAATTTTAAACACTGCCGCATATCGTTCGTTAAGTTTACAAGATAGCGAATTTAGCGCTATTAGGGTTTTTAGAGCGCCTCATCACACAAGCACCAAAAGCTCGATATTTGGCGGAGGATCTAGTGTTGCAAAGATCGGAGAAGCAGCTCTTGCAAATGCCGGAGTGCTTTTTTTTGATGAGTTTGTTCACTTTCCAAAACAGATCATCGAAAGTCTTCGCGAACCACTAGAAGATCATAAAATTCATATCTCGCGCGTAAATTCTAAGATAACTTACGATACTAAATTTTTGTTTGCGGCTGCTCTTAATCCATGCCCTTGCGGAAATTTACTTTCACAGGAGTTAAACTGCAGATGTAGTGAAAACGAGATAAAAAACTATAAATCTAGACTCTCAGAGCCTATACTTGACCGCATGGATTTATACTTGCAAATGGAAGAAGTTAGTAAAGACGACCGCAGTGATATCACCTCAAAACAGATGAGCGATCTTGTCTTAAAGGCATTTAAATTTCAAAAAATGCGCGGGCAAGCGGAGCTAAATGGCAAACTAAGCGACGCTGATATTGCTAAGTTTTGTCTTTGCGATGATGTAGCAAAAGAGATTTTAAACACTGCTGTATCAAGATATCATCTCTCGCAACGTGCCATAAAAAAGGTTTTAAAAGTGGCTAGAAGTATTGCTGACTTAGAGCAAAGTAAACTTATACAAAAAGCACATATCTTAGAGGCTTTAAGCTTTAGAGCAAGGAGTTAG
- a CDS encoding fatty acid--CoA ligase — protein MMYKYQNLYKILIDAAKDYPRAVAIFDDKDKLRYGELKACVDKVGAYLQAVGIGFGDRVAMCVSNSQEFIISYLAITAIGAVAVPMNTFLKNEEFSYILKDCDAKILIASSSLSKELIKLNELESLKKIIWIGEIPKALQNTSSYEGMDEELGESVYLDVNLHPSTSPSLYSKSTRNVKFNDMLDHKYLLSIPRSPTLNDIVHIIYTSGTTGKPKGAMINYRNIFSNLEGAHSRFVVKKNDRFIVFLPMFHSFTLTATILLPLYTGASMVLVKSVFPFSNVLKQTLFKRVSVFLGIPAIYTAIGKAKIPWYFRWFNRIRLFVSGAAPLAKQTIDDFKLKFPRATLVEGYGLSECSPIVAANLFDKQKPMSVGLPLDGYEVKIVNDEMMELPVGEIGEIIVRGDCVMQGYLGLPTANDETILNGWLRTGDLGKVDDEGFIYIVDRKKDLIISKGINIYPREIEEVLYKLDEVEAAAVIGVRDTHADEEVVAFIQLKDGMDLDEKAVRAYLKKHLANFKIPKNIYFAEELPRNATGKVLKRVLKEQIKDKI, from the coding sequence ATGATGTATAAGTATCAAAATCTTTATAAAATTTTAATTGATGCCGCAAAGGATTATCCAAGAGCGGTGGCGATATTTGATGATAAGGATAAGCTAAGATACGGTGAGCTTAAAGCCTGTGTGGATAAAGTCGGAGCATATTTGCAAGCCGTAGGGATCGGTTTTGGAGATAGAGTAGCGATGTGTGTGAGCAACTCGCAAGAATTTATCATCTCGTATTTGGCTATCACTGCTATCGGTGCGGTTGCCGTGCCTATGAATACATTCTTAAAAAATGAAGAATTTAGCTATATTTTAAAAGATTGTGATGCTAAAATACTTATCGCTTCAAGTTCTTTAAGCAAAGAGCTTATCAAACTAAACGAGCTTGAAAGCCTTAAAAAGATAATTTGGATAGGCGAGATACCAAAGGCTCTGCAAAATACAAGCAGTTATGAGGGCATGGATGAGGAGCTTGGCGAGAGTGTATATCTTGATGTAAATCTCCATCCTAGCACAAGCCCTAGCCTTTACTCTAAAAGCACAAGAAATGTTAAATTTAACGATATGCTAGATCACAAATACCTCCTAAGTATACCAAGGTCCCCGACATTAAACGATATAGTCCATATCATCTACACTTCCGGAACTACTGGCAAGCCAAAGGGTGCGATGATAAATTATAGAAATATATTTTCAAATTTAGAGGGCGCCCATAGTCGTTTTGTCGTTAAGAAAAACGATAGATTTATTGTATTTTTACCGATGTTTCATAGCTTTACGCTAACAGCTACGATACTTTTACCTCTATATACCGGCGCATCTATGGTGCTTGTAAAGTCAGTTTTTCCGTTTTCAAATGTGCTTAAACAGACATTATTTAAAAGAGTTAGCGTGTTTTTGGGAATTCCTGCCATCTATACCGCCATCGGCAAGGCTAAAATCCCTTGGTATTTTCGCTGGTTTAACCGCATTCGTCTATTTGTTAGCGGAGCAGCTCCTCTTGCAAAACAAACTATCGACGACTTTAAGTTAAAATTCCCTCGCGCAACACTGGTTGAAGGATACGGTCTTAGCGAGTGTTCTCCGATAGTTGCGGCAAATTTATTTGATAAACAAAAGCCTATGAGCGTTGGTCTGCCGCTTGATGGGTATGAGGTAAAGATCGTAAATGACGAGATGATGGAGCTTCCTGTGGGCGAGATCGGCGAGATCATTGTTAGGGGTGATTGTGTTATGCAAGGATATCTTGGGTTGCCAACAGCAAATGATGAGACGATACTAAACGGCTGGTTGCGCACCGGAGATCTTGGTAAGGTTGATGACGAGGGCTTTATCTATATAGTCGATCGCAAAAAAGATCTTATCATATCAAAGGGTATAAATATCTATCCACGTGAGATCGAAGAGGTGCTTTATAAACTAGACGAAGTTGAGGCGGCAGCTGTTATAGGCGTTAGAGACACTCATGCAGATGAGGAAGTTGTGGCATTTATCCAGTTAAAAGATGGCATGGACCTTGATGAAAAAGCGGTTCGAGCGTATCTTAAAAAACACCTTGCGAATTTTAAAATACCTAAGAACATCTACTTTGCCGAAGAGCTTCCTAGAAATGCTACTGGCAAGGTGTTAAAACGCGTTTTAAAAGAGCAGATAAAGGATAAAATTTAG